A window of Lentisphaerota bacterium genomic DNA:
CAAATGAGAATGAAGGAATCACGAAGGACCGGGTGGCGCGGCCGTGCCCGATGAGCGGCAGAGGGTGGGCGAGCGGGTCTTCGGCCGCATCAGCGGGCGGGACGCCCGCGCTCCCGTTTCTGGACGCGCCTTTTGCCAATATCCCATAAGCATGGGGAGATAGGACTGATTATGAAACTCACGAACTTCTTCACGGAATCGCCCCAGTGGCACGAGAGAATCGGCGGCATCCATGCCTTGCTTGAGCGGGTCAAGATGAGCGAGGAGCAATCCGGCGATGTGCTCCGTTTGCGAAAACTCAACCGGATCCTGTCGATTCACGCCTCAACCGCCATTGAGGGCAACAGGCTCACGGTCGAGCAGGTGACGGACGTGATCAACGGCAAACCGGTCTGGGGACCGGCAAAGGACATCACGGAGGTCCAGAATGCGTGGCAGGCTTACGATGAGATGGGCGGCTATTCTCCATGGCTTGTCCAAGACCTGCTGAGGGCGCACGCCTCCATGACTCAAACGCTGGTCGGCGAGTCCGGGCAATTCCGTTCCGTCGGCGTCGCTGTCGTTCGGGGTGACGGCGTTATCATGCACCGGGGCGCGCCGCCGAAAAAAGTGCCCGTTCTCGTCGAACAGCTTTTGCGATGGGGGGAGACCTCCGAGGCGCACCCGCTCATCAAAAGCTCCGCCGTCCATTACATGATCGAGCACATACACCCTTTCCGCGACGGCAACGGTAGAATCGGACGCCTCTGGCAAACGGTTATTCTCTCAAAATGGAATCCGCTTTTCGCCTGGATGCCCATCGAAACCCTTGTCCATTACAATCAGGCACTCTACTACAAAGCCCTTCAGGAGTCCCATCGCGACGGTGTGGACTGCCGCCCGTTCATCGATTTCATGCTCGATGCCATTGAGAACTCGCTCTACAAGTATGTTGACCTCGCCACCGAGACGCAGAAAACAAAAGACTCGATGCTGAAAAACGCCACTGGTGTCCCAATAAATGTCCCAATAAATGTCCCGATAAACCCACTGGCAGAGAAGGTCTGTATATTATTGCGGGCCAACCCGAAAGCTACCATCGAGAAACTCGCGCTCACGCTGGGTGTGACAGACCGGACAATCAAACGTGCTCTTAAATCTCTCCAGGAGGCCGGTATCATCAGGCGCGTCGGTGCACGAAAAACGGGCCACTGGGAAATGATACGCAGCCTGTAGAAAAAAAGAAGGGACGCTCAGACGGCGTCCCCATCTCCTTCGACACTGACATCCGAAACCGGAACGGTCGATGAGGGTTTAAGTTTCGCACACTCCGGGTCGGATGTCAAACCCCGTTGAACCCCGTGAATGCCGGTTCGCGCCGTTGCGACTGATGATTCCGCTCGCCCTTTCCGCTGTGATCGAATACACTGAAAGCATGCTTTTTGAACGACAACGTCTGTTGCTCGCCTTGGTGGCCGCGAACGGGGGAAAACTCAACCGAGTCGACCTCCAAAAGCTCCTTTTCC
This region includes:
- a CDS encoding Fic family protein, producing the protein MKLTNFFTESPQWHERIGGIHALLERVKMSEEQSGDVLRLRKLNRILSIHASTAIEGNRLTVEQVTDVINGKPVWGPAKDITEVQNAWQAYDEMGGYSPWLVQDLLRAHASMTQTLVGESGQFRSVGVAVVRGDGVIMHRGAPPKKVPVLVEQLLRWGETSEAHPLIKSSAVHYMIEHIHPFRDGNGRIGRLWQTVILSKWNPLFAWMPIETLVHYNQALYYKALQESHRDGVDCRPFIDFMLDAIENSLYKYVDLATETQKTKDSMLKNATGVPINVPINVPINPLAEKVCILLRANPKATIEKLALTLGVTDRTIKRALKSLQEAGIIRRVGARKTGHWEMIRSL